The Tardiphaga alba genome includes a window with the following:
- a CDS encoding quinoprotein relay system zinc metallohydrolase 2: MLTALTASIASPSVHAQERSLPVSEVAPGVFVHEGRMALMASDNDGAIANIGFIVGEQAVAVIDTGGSVREGRQLRATIRARTDKPIRYVINTHGHPDHLFGNAAFAADGVEFVGHARLPQALAARGPFYLEAFRRSMGGDLMDEVRIVPPTRLVDGSLTLDLGARPIIVKAWPVAHSDSDVTVFDPASRTLFAGDLVFVRHIPVIDGSIKAWLKILDDLAAIPAERVVPGHGPVSRWPDGLVAEKRYLETLAADIRRDVMEGRPIARAAEHAAATERGNWELFDDYNIRNATAAYSQFEWE, translated from the coding sequence ATGCTCACCGCATTGACAGCATCGATCGCGTCACCGTCGGTGCACGCGCAGGAGAGATCGCTTCCCGTCAGCGAGGTCGCGCCCGGCGTGTTCGTGCATGAGGGCCGCATGGCGTTGATGGCATCGGACAATGACGGCGCCATCGCGAATATCGGCTTCATCGTCGGCGAACAGGCTGTGGCGGTCATCGACACCGGCGGCAGTGTGCGCGAGGGACGCCAGTTGCGGGCAACGATCCGCGCCCGCACCGACAAGCCCATCCGCTACGTCATCAACACCCACGGTCATCCCGATCACCTGTTTGGAAACGCCGCCTTTGCCGCCGACGGGGTAGAGTTCGTGGGACATGCGCGGCTGCCGCAGGCGCTGGCGGCGCGCGGGCCGTTCTATCTCGAGGCCTTCCGGCGCAGCATGGGCGGCGATCTGATGGACGAGGTCCGCATCGTGCCGCCGACGCGGCTGGTGGACGGTTCGCTCACGCTCGACCTCGGCGCGCGGCCAATCATCGTCAAGGCATGGCCGGTCGCCCATAGCGACAGCGACGTCACGGTGTTCGATCCGGCGTCCAGAACATTGTTCGCCGGCGACCTCGTATTTGTCCGCCATATCCCGGTGATCGACGGCAGCATCAAGGCCTGGCTCAAGATCCTCGACGATCTGGCCGCGATCCCCGCCGAACGCGTCGTTCCCGGTCATGGCCCCGTCAGTCGATGGCCGGACGGGCTTGTGGCCGAAAAGCGGTATCTCGAAACACTCGCCGCCGATATCCGCCGCGATGTCATGGAGGGCAGGCCGATCGCGCGCGCAGCGGAACATGCAGCGGCGACCGAGCGCGGTAATTGGGAGCTTTTCGACGACTACAACATCCGCAACGCAACTGCAGCATACTCACAATTTGAATGGGAATAG
- a CDS encoding PQQ-dependent catabolism-associated CXXCW motif protein, whose product MFAMMPACAQEMVAEPELYRTEDYRAPTPPTLRGARVLTTAEAEAIWRDRRGAFIDVMPRPPKPANLPAETIWRDRPRHNIPGSLWLVDTGYGRLAAESETYFRDGLARASGGNKDALLVFYCQANCWMSWNAAKRAVSYGYSRVAWFPDGTDGWEQARLPLVDAQPEPRAAAK is encoded by the coding sequence ATGTTCGCGATGATGCCGGCCTGTGCGCAGGAGATGGTCGCCGAGCCCGAGCTTTATCGCACCGAAGACTATCGCGCGCCGACGCCGCCGACATTGCGCGGGGCGCGTGTATTAACGACGGCGGAGGCCGAGGCGATCTGGCGCGACAGGCGCGGTGCCTTCATCGATGTGATGCCGCGCCCGCCGAAACCGGCCAACCTGCCTGCGGAAACGATCTGGCGCGACAGGCCGCGTCACAATATTCCCGGCAGCTTGTGGCTGGTCGATACCGGTTACGGCAGGCTCGCTGCGGAATCCGAGACCTACTTTCGCGATGGTCTCGCGCGCGCATCGGGCGGCAACAAGGACGCGCTGCTCGTCTTCTATTGTCAGGCCAATTGCTGGATGTCCTGGAACGCCGCGAAGCGGGCTGTGTCCTATGGCTACAGCCGTGTTGCCTGGTTTCCGGACGGCACGGACGGCTGGGAGCAGGCGCGCCTGCCATTGGTGGATGCGCAGCCCGAACCGAGGGCTGCTGCGAAATAA
- the xoxF5 gene encoding lanthanide-dependent methanol dehydrogenase XoxF5, whose translation MRKVLLATCLGTMAVSAASVAIANDELSKMAANPKDWVMPAGDYANTRYSKLNQINAGNVGKLQVAWTFSTGVLRGHEGGPLIIGNMMYVHTPFPNKVFAMDLSQDSKIVWKYEPKQDPNVIPVMCCDTVNRGVAYADGKIFLHQADTTLVALDAKTGKEVWTVKNGDPGKGATGTSAPLVVKDKVLIGISGGEFGVQCHMTAYDLKTGKLAWRAYSEGPDDQIMFDPQKTMALGKPVGKDSSLITWQGDQWKIGGGCTWGWTSYDPELNLVYYGSGNPSTWNPKQRPGDNKWSMTIFARDADTGMAKWVYQMTPHDEWDYDGVNEMILSDQQMNGQNRKLLTHFDRNGLAYTMDRVTGELLVAEKYDPKVNWTTGVDMNKSSPTYGRPKVVDQYSTEKQGEDVNTKGVCPAALGTKDQQPAAYSPDTQLFYVPTNHVCMDYEPFKVNYTAGQPYVGATLSMYPPPGETHMGNFIAWDNKTGKIVWSNKEQFSVWSGALATAGGVVFYGTLEGYLKAVDAKTGKELYKFKTASGIIGNVTTYENNGRQYIAILSGVGGWAGIGLAAGLTDPTAGLGAVGGYAALSNYTALGGSLTVFALPQ comes from the coding sequence ATGCGGAAGGTGCTTCTCGCGACTTGCCTTGGGACAATGGCTGTTTCTGCCGCCAGCGTCGCCATCGCGAATGATGAACTATCGAAAATGGCGGCCAACCCGAAAGATTGGGTGATGCCCGCGGGGGACTACGCCAACACGCGCTATTCCAAACTCAACCAGATCAATGCCGGCAATGTCGGCAAGCTGCAGGTCGCATGGACCTTCTCCACCGGCGTGCTGCGCGGCCATGAAGGCGGGCCGCTGATCATCGGCAACATGATGTATGTGCACACGCCGTTCCCCAACAAGGTCTTTGCGATGGACCTGTCGCAGGACAGCAAGATCGTCTGGAAATATGAGCCGAAGCAGGATCCGAACGTCATTCCGGTGATGTGCTGCGACACCGTCAATCGTGGCGTCGCCTATGCCGACGGCAAGATCTTCCTGCATCAGGCCGACACCACGCTCGTCGCCCTCGACGCCAAGACCGGCAAGGAAGTCTGGACCGTGAAGAACGGCGATCCCGGCAAGGGTGCCACCGGCACATCGGCGCCGCTGGTCGTCAAGGACAAGGTGTTGATCGGCATCTCCGGCGGCGAATTCGGCGTTCAGTGCCATATGACCGCCTATGACCTGAAGACCGGCAAGCTCGCCTGGCGCGCTTATTCGGAAGGACCGGACGACCAGATCATGTTCGATCCGCAGAAGACCATGGCGCTCGGCAAGCCGGTCGGCAAGGATTCCAGCCTGATCACCTGGCAGGGCGATCAGTGGAAGATCGGCGGCGGCTGCACCTGGGGCTGGACCTCCTATGATCCCGAGCTGAACCTCGTCTATTACGGCTCGGGCAATCCCTCGACCTGGAATCCGAAGCAGCGCCCCGGCGACAACAAGTGGTCGATGACCATCTTCGCACGCGATGCCGACACCGGCATGGCCAAGTGGGTCTATCAGATGACGCCCCATGACGAATGGGACTATGACGGCGTTAACGAGATGATCCTCAGCGACCAGCAGATGAACGGCCAGAACCGCAAGCTGCTGACGCATTTCGATCGCAACGGTCTCGCCTACACTATGGATCGCGTCACCGGCGAACTGCTCGTCGCCGAGAAATACGATCCGAAGGTGAACTGGACCACCGGCGTCGATATGAACAAGTCGTCGCCGACCTATGGTCGGCCGAAGGTGGTCGATCAGTATTCCACCGAGAAGCAGGGCGAGGACGTCAACACCAAGGGCGTCTGCCCGGCGGCACTCGGCACCAAGGACCAACAACCGGCCGCCTATTCGCCGGATACCCAGCTGTTCTATGTACCGACCAACCATGTCTGCATGGATTACGAGCCGTTCAAGGTGAACTACACCGCCGGCCAGCCCTATGTGGGCGCGACGCTGTCGATGTATCCGCCTCCGGGTGAAACCCACATGGGCAACTTCATCGCCTGGGACAACAAGACCGGCAAGATCGTGTGGTCCAACAAGGAGCAGTTCTCGGTGTGGTCCGGCGCCCTCGCCACCGCGGGCGGCGTGGTGTTCTACGGTACGCTGGAAGGCTATCTGAAGGCGGTCGATGCCAAGACCGGGAAGGAGCTCTACAAGTTCAAGACCGCCTCCGGCATCATCGGCAATGTCACCACCTACGAGAACAACGGCCGGCAATATATCGCGATCCTGTCCGGCGTCGGCGGCTGGGCCGGCATCGGTCTCGCAGCCGGCCTGACGGATCCGACGGCAGGTCTCGGCGCCGTCGGCGGCTACGCTGCCCTGAGCAACTACACGGCGCTCGGCGGCTCGCTCACGGTGTTTGCACTCCCTCAGTAA
- a CDS encoding substrate-binding domain-containing protein codes for MSHYAGRVAAYRWPTSAIVVGALVVAGLSAALAQPAPAPTGDLSVELIDPHVLRVCADPRNMPFSNEKGEGFENKLAELFAAKLQKKLDFVYFPQATGFVRMTLGAHRCDVIMGFPQGDDIAQGTNPYYRTSYALVSKRGSGLEDVASLEDARLKDKRIGIVAGTPPATNMAVNGLMVNARPYPLVIDTRIDSSAAMMIKDLAEGSIDAAVLWGPMAGFYAKTSDPPLHVTPLVRETTGPRLVYRIGMGVRAGDQNWKRLLNRLIQENQPAINKVLLDFGVPLLDENNRPIGAESAAKAP; via the coding sequence ATGTCACATTATGCCGGACGGGTCGCTGCCTATCGATGGCCGACAAGCGCAATCGTCGTCGGTGCGCTGGTTGTCGCGGGCCTGTCCGCCGCGCTCGCGCAGCCGGCGCCAGCGCCGACCGGTGATCTGTCGGTCGAACTGATCGACCCGCACGTGCTTCGTGTTTGTGCCGATCCGCGCAACATGCCGTTCTCGAACGAGAAGGGCGAAGGCTTCGAGAACAAGCTTGCCGAGCTGTTTGCAGCGAAGCTGCAGAAGAAGCTGGATTTCGTGTACTTTCCGCAAGCGACGGGCTTCGTGCGGATGACGCTCGGCGCCCATCGCTGCGATGTCATCATGGGGTTTCCGCAGGGTGACGATATCGCACAGGGAACGAATCCTTACTACCGAACCTCCTATGCGCTGGTGTCCAAGCGCGGTTCGGGGCTCGAAGATGTCGCGTCGCTCGAAGATGCGCGACTGAAGGACAAGCGCATCGGAATCGTGGCCGGAACGCCGCCCGCCACGAATATGGCCGTCAACGGATTGATGGTGAATGCCAGGCCGTATCCGCTGGTGATCGATACGCGCATCGATTCGTCGGCGGCAATGATGATCAAGGATCTGGCGGAAGGCAGCATCGATGCCGCGGTGCTGTGGGGGCCGATGGCCGGCTTTTACGCAAAGACCTCCGATCCGCCGCTGCATGTCACGCCGCTCGTCAGGGAGACGACGGGACCACGGCTCGTCTATCGGATCGGCATGGGCGTTCGCGCGGGCGACCAGAACTGGAAGCGGCTGCTCAATCGCCTGATCCAGGAGAACCAGCCGGCGATCAACAAGGTTCTGCTCGATTTCGGCGTGCCGCTGCTCGACGAGAACAATCGCCCGATCGGCGCGGAGTCCGCCGCAAAGGCGCCGTGA
- a CDS encoding cupin domain-containing protein, with the protein MKQIQLWSDALTDLCGRFDIDPLDAPTFDGLVNYTSVSRLKLCQIEASPHRIGHAASRIRNTEHPYVKILFQTHGISHFEQDGRRIEIGPGDCLVYDVSCPHTIISPAFTRHDVVIVPKELLRERGLGNGNVIACKVSSRVGTAVSHMISCRPPSLRRQSCRRRMPAALPIH; encoded by the coding sequence GTGAAACAGATTCAGCTTTGGTCAGATGCACTGACCGATCTGTGCGGGCGTTTTGACATCGATCCGCTGGATGCGCCGACATTCGACGGACTGGTCAATTACACGTCGGTGTCGCGGCTGAAGCTGTGCCAGATCGAGGCAAGCCCTCACCGGATCGGCCATGCCGCCTCGCGCATCCGCAACACCGAACATCCCTATGTGAAAATCCTGTTCCAGACGCATGGCATCTCGCATTTCGAACAGGATGGCCGCCGTATCGAGATCGGCCCTGGCGATTGTCTCGTCTACGACGTGTCATGTCCGCATACGATCATCAGCCCGGCCTTCACGCGTCATGACGTCGTCATCGTGCCGAAAGAGCTTTTGCGCGAGCGAGGGCTCGGCAATGGCAATGTCATTGCATGCAAGGTGTCGTCGCGCGTTGGAACGGCCGTATCGCACATGATTTCATGCAGGCCACCTTCATTGAGGCGGCAAAGCTGTCGCCGCAGAATGCCAGCGGCGTTGCCGATTCATTGA
- a CDS encoding quinoprotein dehydrogenase-associated SoxYZ-like carrier produces the protein MPGITLRNAFIVVVLGLLAAPAMGAEKDDPWPGLVQDIFDSKPMDDGSTLIALDMPTRAEDAAIVPVTLRIKPATDPAQRIVAITLVIDENPAPMAARFTLGADARVSEIATRVRVNNYTNVHAVAEASDGKLYMVKTYVKASGGCSAPAAKNAEEAKGRLGQIRYRQFTKAADSANGGPRDAQVMIGHPNNSGLQMDQVTQLYVPAFYVDRLQLWQDDSPILAMEGGISISEDPNIRFTYVANGAKTFRVEAKDTEGHVFKKEWKIDGSTM, from the coding sequence ATGCCGGGAATCACTCTTCGCAATGCCTTCATCGTCGTCGTTCTGGGTTTGCTGGCCGCGCCGGCCATGGGTGCGGAGAAGGACGATCCGTGGCCCGGCCTGGTGCAGGATATCTTCGACAGCAAGCCGATGGATGACGGCAGCACGCTGATCGCGCTCGATATGCCGACACGCGCGGAGGACGCAGCCATCGTTCCGGTGACGCTGCGGATCAAGCCGGCAACGGATCCCGCTCAACGTATCGTCGCCATCACGCTGGTGATCGACGAGAATCCGGCGCCGATGGCCGCCAGGTTCACACTGGGCGCCGATGCGCGTGTGTCGGAGATCGCGACCCGCGTCCGCGTCAACAATTACACCAATGTCCACGCGGTCGCAGAAGCGAGCGATGGCAAGCTCTATATGGTGAAGACCTACGTGAAAGCCTCGGGTGGCTGCTCGGCCCCAGCCGCGAAGAATGCCGAGGAAGCCAAAGGACGGCTCGGCCAGATCCGCTACCGGCAGTTCACGAAGGCGGCGGATAGCGCGAATGGCGGCCCCCGCGATGCGCAGGTGATGATCGGCCATCCCAACAATTCCGGCCTGCAGATGGATCAGGTCACGCAGCTCTACGTCCCCGCCTTCTATGTCGACCGGCTGCAGCTCTGGCAGGACGACAGCCCCATCCTCGCGATGGAGGGCGGCATCTCGATCTCGGAAGACCCGAATATCCGCTTCACCTATGTCGCCAATGGCGCGAAGACCTTTCGCGTCGAGGCGAAGGACACCGAGGGCCACGTCTTCAAGAAGGAATGGAAGATCGACGGCAGCACGATGTAG
- a CDS encoding ABC transporter permease encodes MSSYLTCLNGILWRESLRFLHQRERFVSALVRPLVWLFIFAAGFRQVLGISIIPPYETYILYEVYIAPGLIAMIQLFNGMQSSLSMVYDRETGNMRTLLVSPLPRWFLLLCKLLAGTLVSLLQVYAFLLIAWFWDIAPPPIGYLTVLPALILSGLMLGSLGMLISSGIRQLENFAGVMNFVIFPMFFASSALYPLWRVQEGSPALYSLCQFNPFTHAVELIRFALYDRMNWLSLAVVAGCTAAFTLGAIMAYDPGRGIARRAPAGGDT; translated from the coding sequence ATGAGCAGCTATCTGACATGCCTGAACGGCATCCTGTGGCGCGAGTCGCTGCGCTTCCTGCATCAGCGTGAACGTTTCGTATCCGCGCTGGTACGCCCGCTGGTCTGGCTGTTCATCTTCGCCGCCGGCTTCCGTCAGGTTCTCGGAATCTCGATCATCCCACCCTACGAGACCTATATCCTCTATGAAGTCTATATCGCGCCCGGCCTGATCGCGATGATCCAGCTGTTCAACGGTATGCAGTCGTCGCTATCCATGGTGTATGACCGCGAGACCGGGAATATGCGGACGCTGCTGGTCAGCCCGTTGCCGCGCTGGTTTCTGCTGCTGTGCAAATTGCTGGCGGGAACACTGGTGTCGCTGCTGCAGGTCTATGCGTTCCTGCTGATCGCATGGTTCTGGGACATCGCGCCGCCGCCGATCGGTTACCTGACGGTGCTTCCTGCGCTCATCCTTTCCGGGCTGATGCTGGGATCGCTCGGCATGCTGATCTCGTCGGGCATCCGGCAGCTTGAGAATTTTGCGGGCGTGATGAATTTCGTGATCTTCCCGATGTTCTTCGCATCGTCGGCGCTATATCCGCTGTGGCGCGTGCAGGAGGGAAGTCCGGCGCTGTACTCCCTCTGTCAGTTCAATCCCTTCACCCATGCCGTTGAGCTGATCCGCTTCGCGCTTTACGACAGGATGAACTGGCTGTCCCTCGCGGTGGTCGCCGGCTGTACCGCTGCATTCACCCTCGGCGCCATCATGGCTTACGATCCGGGCCGCGGCATCGCGCGCCGCGCCCCGGCGGGAGGCGACACGTGA
- a CDS encoding helix-turn-helix domain-containing protein yields MSDYIWQTRLQNCRRNSEPGRQTITDVAFSWGFSSSSHFSRVFRKYFGIVPSAIHRAQHGGLPSVVTRQL; encoded by the coding sequence GTGAGCGACTATATCTGGCAGACACGGCTGCAGAATTGCCGCAGGAACTCGGAGCCAGGGCGGCAAACGATCACGGATGTGGCCTTCTCGTGGGGCTTCTCCAGTTCGTCGCATTTCAGCCGCGTGTTCCGGAAGTATTTCGGCATCGTTCCTTCCGCGATCCACCGCGCCCAGCATGGCGGCTTGCCGTCGGTGGTCACGCGGCAACTTTAG